The following proteins are encoded in a genomic region of Streptomyces sp. NBC_01723:
- a CDS encoding ATP-binding protein: protein MSYPLMKQAEGQGPDDSLRRHLTWSDATLAAARARAEVDALLLALHHTHRVAVPPAAADDIRLVASELVTNATRHAPGPGSLELRRAHHGRTLLITVRDTSPVMPQPQPADPRRIGGHGLRIVSALSSALIVKRAAGGKQITAELPLQASRPPAHGRRSHAERTPDAPSRATPG from the coding sequence ATGTCTTACCCGCTTATGAAGCAGGCGGAGGGGCAGGGACCGGACGACAGTCTGCGGCGACATCTGACCTGGAGCGACGCAACACTCGCGGCCGCCCGGGCCCGGGCCGAAGTCGACGCACTCCTGCTCGCCTTGCACCACACCCACCGGGTGGCGGTGCCGCCAGCCGCTGCCGACGACATCCGGCTCGTGGCCAGTGAACTGGTCACCAACGCCACACGACACGCGCCAGGCCCCGGCAGTCTGGAACTCCGGCGGGCCCACCACGGCCGCACGCTGCTGATCACCGTGCGGGACACCTCTCCCGTCATGCCCCAGCCCCAGCCGGCCGACCCCCGCCGCATAGGAGGACACGGGCTCAGGATCGTTTCGGCCCTCAGCAGCGCCCTTATCGTGAAGCGGGCCGCCGGAGGCAAACAGATCACAGCTGAGCTGCCCCTTCAGGCGAGCCGGCCTCCTGCGCACGGCCGACGGTCTCACGCGGAGAGGACACCCGACGCCCCTTCAAGGGCCACCCCCGGGTAG
- a CDS encoding alpha/beta fold hydrolase, translated as MDIRRRNNVTVTGRADAPVLLLAHGFGCDQNMWRLVLPTLAERYRVVLFDYVGSGRADPTAWDERRYTSLEGYALDVLEVCEELDLRDVTFVGHSVSAMVGVLAAAKAPRRISRLVMVAPSPRYIDEDGYRGGFSAEDIDELLESLESNYLGWSAAMAPVIMGNAERPELGQELTASFCATDPDMARVFARTTFLSDSREDLKTVTVPTLILECRQDVIAPREVGAYVHDVIPGSRLVTLEATGHCPQLSAPQATAGAIVDFLGAV; from the coding sequence ATGGATATCCGCCGCAGGAACAATGTCACCGTCACCGGCCGTGCGGATGCGCCGGTGCTCCTGCTGGCGCACGGGTTCGGCTGCGACCAGAACATGTGGCGTTTGGTGCTCCCCACGCTGGCTGAAAGGTACAGGGTGGTGCTCTTCGACTACGTGGGCTCGGGCCGGGCAGACCCGACGGCATGGGACGAGCGCCGGTACACCTCCCTGGAGGGCTATGCGCTCGACGTGCTGGAGGTCTGCGAGGAGCTGGACCTGCGCGACGTCACGTTCGTGGGGCACTCGGTCAGCGCGATGGTCGGGGTGCTCGCGGCGGCGAAGGCGCCGCGGCGCATCTCCCGTCTGGTGATGGTCGCGCCCTCGCCCCGCTACATCGATGAGGACGGATACCGGGGCGGGTTCAGCGCCGAGGACATCGACGAGTTGCTGGAGTCGCTGGAGTCGAACTATCTGGGCTGGTCGGCGGCGATGGCCCCGGTCATCATGGGCAACGCGGAGAGGCCGGAACTCGGCCAGGAGCTGACCGCCTCGTTCTGCGCGACCGACCCGGACATGGCCCGCGTCTTCGCCCGTACGACGTTCTTGTCGGACAGCCGCGAGGACCTCAAGACGGTGACGGTGCCGACGCTGATCCTGGAGTGCAGGCAGGACGTGATCGCCCCCCGCGAGGTCGGCGCCTACGTCCATGACGTCATCCCCGGCAGCCGGCTGGTGACGTTGGAGGCGACGGGGCACTGCCCGCAGCTGAGCGCGCCGCAGGCCACCGCGGGGGCGATCGTCGACTTCCTCGGAGCGGTCTGA
- a CDS encoding SpoIIE family protein phosphatase produces the protein MCRTAQEPEPGEEQGVDATDAVFTSLLEDSAEELYEQAPCGYLSTLMDGTIAKINTTLLQWLGLDRSQVVGRMRFTDLLSVGGKLYHETHFAPLLQMKGEASGIALDIKTAGGQRMPVLVTSKVKTSQDGEPLLIRTTVFDARDRRAYEAELLRGRRAAEEARRRSEADRARLQEALAVLQQSLLPTQLPAVPGLEAASYYHTASPDLLGGDFYDLFPLGDGRWAFFLGDVCGKGPQAAAVTSLTRYTLRAAALHEVDPVTVLTTLNTVLHERYQSGEGRYCTVIFGVLEPHDGRVGVHLAAGGHPSALIQRADGSTDFLPTPGGLLVGVLPQASFAAARTDLLPGDTLLLYTDGLTEARTGPERELYGEDALRAFAAGQPPAGPQALITALSGLLASFGEGLDDDTALLALGVPTPNLTASEDPT, from the coding sequence ATGTGCCGCACCGCCCAGGAGCCCGAGCCGGGTGAGGAGCAGGGCGTAGACGCCACGGACGCAGTATTCACATCGCTGCTGGAGGACAGCGCGGAGGAGCTGTACGAACAGGCCCCGTGCGGGTACCTGTCGACGCTGATGGACGGCACCATCGCGAAGATCAACACCACGTTGCTGCAATGGCTGGGCCTGGACCGGTCACAGGTGGTGGGGCGGATGCGGTTCACCGACCTGCTCAGCGTCGGCGGCAAGCTCTACCACGAGACGCACTTCGCGCCGCTGTTGCAGATGAAGGGCGAGGCCAGCGGCATCGCCCTGGACATCAAGACGGCCGGCGGCCAGCGGATGCCGGTGCTGGTCACCTCGAAGGTGAAGACCAGCCAGGACGGTGAGCCGCTGCTGATCCGCACCACCGTCTTCGACGCCCGCGACCGCCGCGCCTACGAGGCAGAACTGCTGCGTGGCCGCCGGGCGGCGGAGGAAGCGCGCCGACGCTCCGAGGCCGACCGGGCCCGGCTCCAGGAAGCGCTCGCCGTCCTCCAGCAGAGCCTGCTGCCCACCCAGCTGCCCGCGGTTCCTGGCCTGGAGGCCGCCTCCTACTACCACACGGCCTCCCCGGACCTGCTGGGCGGAGACTTCTACGACCTGTTCCCCCTGGGCGACGGCCGGTGGGCGTTCTTCCTCGGAGACGTGTGCGGCAAGGGCCCCCAGGCCGCCGCAGTCACCTCCCTGACCCGCTACACCCTGCGCGCCGCAGCCCTGCACGAAGTCGACCCCGTCACCGTGCTGACCACGTTGAACACGGTGCTGCACGAGCGATACCAAAGCGGCGAAGGCCGCTACTGCACCGTCATATTCGGCGTCCTCGAACCCCACGATGGACGCGTCGGCGTGCACCTGGCCGCCGGCGGACATCCCTCCGCGCTGATCCAGCGCGCGGACGGCAGTACCGACTTCCTGCCCACCCCCGGCGGCCTGCTTGTCGGCGTCCTGCCCCAGGCCTCGTTCGCCGCCGCCCGCACCGACCTGCTGCCAGGCGACACCCTGCTCCTGTACACCGACGGCCTGACCGAGGCCCGCACCGGGCCAGAGCGCGAGCTGTACGGCGAGGACGCCCTGCGCGCGTTCGCCGCCGGTCAGCCGCCGGCGGGCCCGCAGGCGCTGATCACCGCCCTGAGCGGGCTGCTGGCCTCCTTCGGCGAGGGCCTGGACGACGACACCGCACTGCTCGCCCTCGGCGTGCCCACCCCGAACCTCACCGCGAGCGAAGACCCGACATGA
- a CDS encoding STAS domain-containing protein → MSSLTITTRDAAIGPVLEITGDLDHHTAPDLRKAVESLTLAAGQLLVLDLARLDFCDSSGISALISARSLATEQGAGIALAAVPANTARIMGIVGLDRVFTIHHDVAAVTAARSSDPSCRQSII, encoded by the coding sequence ATGAGTTCATTGACGATCACCACCCGAGACGCCGCCATCGGTCCCGTACTGGAGATCACCGGTGACCTCGACCACCACACGGCACCCGACCTGCGCAAGGCCGTGGAGAGTCTCACCCTGGCCGCGGGTCAGCTACTGGTCCTGGATCTGGCCCGTCTGGACTTCTGTGACTCCAGTGGGATCAGCGCGCTGATCTCCGCCCGCAGCCTGGCCACCGAACAAGGCGCCGGCATAGCCCTGGCCGCTGTCCCCGCCAACACCGCTCGCATCATGGGCATTGTCGGCCTGGACCGGGTCTTCACCATCCACCACGATGTCGCGGCAGTCACCGCCGCCCGTTCCTCCGATCCGAGCTGTCGTCAATCGATCATCTGA
- a CDS encoding SPFH domain-containing protein, translating to MADITKRFGWRHLRAAPTAHIRHHRAGQLTHDGPGLSFWFRPLAAALSEVPVDDRELAMTFHARTVDFQDVAVQATVTYRVADPAVAAERLDFSVDPDTGVWRGAPLEQLATLLTESAQQHALEVLARTSLAAALAEGVPAVRERVLQGLREEPRLPSTGIEVVAVRVMAVRPEPEVERALRTPARELIQQEADRATYERRAVAVERERAIAENELASQIELARREEQLVEQRGANSRREEEEKAAADAVRVGAEAERAVRLAQAEAEGARAVGEARAQAQAAWLRVHGDVDVAVLRALTGTRLAENLPRIDSVTVSPDVLTGLLARLGAGQEPAA from the coding sequence ATGGCCGACATCACCAAGCGTTTCGGCTGGCGTCATCTGCGGGCGGCGCCCACGGCTCACATACGACACCACCGTGCGGGGCAGCTCACGCACGACGGTCCCGGGCTGAGCTTCTGGTTCCGGCCACTGGCCGCCGCGCTGTCCGAAGTGCCGGTCGACGACCGGGAGCTGGCGATGACGTTCCACGCCCGGACCGTCGACTTCCAGGACGTGGCCGTGCAGGCGACGGTCACCTACCGCGTCGCCGACCCCGCTGTCGCAGCCGAACGACTCGACTTCTCCGTCGATCCCGACACGGGGGTGTGGCGCGGCGCCCCGTTGGAGCAGTTGGCCACGCTGTTGACCGAGAGCGCTCAGCAGCACGCTCTCGAAGTACTGGCCCGCACATCCCTTGCGGCGGCTCTCGCCGAAGGCGTGCCCGCGGTGCGCGAGCGGGTACTCCAGGGACTCCGCGAGGAACCGCGGCTGCCCTCCACGGGGATCGAGGTCGTCGCCGTCCGCGTGATGGCGGTGCGGCCCGAGCCGGAGGTGGAGCGTGCCCTGCGCACCCCCGCCCGGGAGCTGATCCAGCAGGAGGCGGACCGGGCCACGTACGAGCGGCGCGCGGTCGCCGTGGAGCGTGAACGCGCGATCGCCGAGAACGAGTTGGCCAGCCAGATCGAACTCGCGCGGCGCGAGGAGCAGTTGGTCGAGCAGCGCGGCGCCAACAGCCGCCGGGAGGAGGAGGAGAAGGCGGCGGCCGACGCGGTCCGGGTCGGCGCCGAGGCCGAGCGGGCGGTGCGCCTCGCGCAGGCGGAGGCGGAGGGCGCCCGTGCGGTCGGCGAGGCCCGCGCCCAGGCGCAGGCGGCCTGGCTGCGGGTGCACGGCGACGTGGACGTGGCGGTCCTGCGCGCCCTGACCGGCACCCGCCTCGCCGAGAACCTGCCGCGCATCGACAGCGTCACCGTCTCCCCCGATGTACTGACCGGGCTGCTCGCACGGCTCGGGGCGGGCCAGGAGCCCGCGGCGTGA
- a CDS encoding SRPBCC family protein, with protein MSSSLVETVDIKAPVSVTWSLWSDVTRWPSFLSHVRLVQPLDERRFAWQLALPGADRNFVAELTEVVEENRIAWRTTEGVDHAGVVTFHRLSDTTSRVTLQIEYDPKGFIEHLGALTNLDSALANYDLGEFQKLAETAAAT; from the coding sequence GTGTCCTCTTCCCTGGTAGAGACAGTCGACATCAAAGCCCCCGTGTCCGTGACCTGGTCCCTGTGGAGCGACGTGACGAGGTGGCCGTCGTTCCTGAGCCACGTCCGCCTGGTGCAGCCCTTGGACGAGCGCCGCTTCGCCTGGCAGCTTGCCCTGCCCGGCGCGGACAGGAACTTCGTCGCCGAGCTCACCGAGGTGGTGGAGGAGAACCGGATCGCCTGGCGGACCACGGAGGGGGTGGACCACGCGGGCGTCGTCACCTTCCACCGGCTCAGCGACACGACGAGCAGGGTCACCCTCCAGATCGAGTACGACCCCAAGGGGTTCATCGAGCACTTGGGCGCGCTGACGAACCTGGACTCCGCGCTCGCCAACTACGACCTGGGTGAGTTCCAGAAGCTCGCGGAGACCGCGGCGGCAACCTGA
- a CDS encoding zinc-binding dehydrogenase, whose translation MVPDTGDRSRWTEGTGHLAQQLFPRMSETIAVVAGAYGGPEVLSVIDVAVPGPKPNQVRIKVRAADLVGSDEAVDVSVELVPDRLRIATIAGRERGARAGIKLLGGVPGADPGTEIREAARLQLTEAATAGRLRIVIADSYPLREAAPAHREIMAGHTTGKIVLVP comes from the coding sequence ATGGTGCCCGACACGGGTGATCGGTCCCGTTGGACCGAAGGAACGGGACACCTCGCCCAACAGTTGTTCCCGCGTATGAGCGAAACAATTGCAGTAGTGGCAGGCGCATATGGCGGCCCCGAGGTCCTGTCGGTGATCGATGTCGCCGTCCCAGGGCCGAAGCCGAACCAGGTACGGATCAAGGTCCGCGCGGCCGATCTCGTGGGCAGCGATGAGGCGGTGGATGTCTCCGTGGAGCTCGTGCCGGACCGCTTGCGTATCGCCACCATCGCGGGCCGCGAGCGCGGGGCTCGCGCGGGAATCAAGCTCCTGGGTGGTGTGCCGGGCGCGGATCCCGGCACCGAGATCCGGGAAGCCGCCCGCCTGCAGCTCACGGAAGCCGCGACAGCAGGCCGCCTGCGCATCGTGATCGCGGACAGCTACCCCCTGCGCGAGGCCGCCCCTGCCCACCGCGAGATCATGGCCGGCCACACCACGGGAAAGATCGTCCTGGTCCCGTAA
- a CDS encoding winged helix-turn-helix transcriptional regulator encodes MTGPRQPDDSSATAGQSRPEAGYEHIDDDVCRSFQRSVEIVGKKWSAAVLLAAMRGARRFVDYRARIPGISNHLLSQRLRELEGHRLIERLVVPTTPVQITYRPTEQGASLMRVLHPLIEWSAKNEDMDT; translated from the coding sequence ATGACCGGTCCTCGACAGCCCGATGATTCCTCCGCCACCGCGGGCCAGAGCCGCCCGGAAGCGGGCTACGAACACATCGACGACGACGTGTGCCGCAGTTTTCAGCGCTCGGTCGAGATCGTGGGCAAGAAGTGGAGCGCCGCGGTGCTCCTGGCGGCGATGCGGGGCGCGCGCCGATTCGTCGACTACCGAGCGCGGATCCCCGGAATCTCGAACCACCTTCTGTCCCAGCGTCTGCGTGAACTCGAGGGCCACCGACTCATTGAGCGGCTCGTGGTACCAACGACGCCGGTCCAGATCACGTACCGGCCCACCGAACAAGGCGCCAGCCTGATGCGTGTCCTGCATCCGCTGATCGAATGGAGCGCCAAGAACGAGGACATGGACACCTGA